The nucleotide sequence TCCGTGAGCGTCGCAGCCGTCGTTCATCCGCTCTTGCGCAGCTCGAACGCCAGCTACCTGATGTTCTCGTTCCCTGAACTCGTGGTTGCCATCATGGGGCTGCTCGTGTGGATCGGCGGCTACACTGGCTATCGGCTGGCAGATCTCGTGCGTTTCCGCGGGTTGATCCGTCCCCCGGTTGGCGGAGACGCGGACTGATGTGGCGTACATTGCGACGTCAGGGCGTCCTGGGGATCAATCGACGCAACGCTTGCTACACCCTGGCCGCCAACGATCGTGCTCGCTTTCCCCTGGTCGACGACAAGCTCGAAACCAAGCGGCTATGCATCGAAGCGGGTATTCCCGTGCCTCGTCTGCTTGCCGAGGCGAGGCTTCACGTCGAAGCGCGCGGATTGCCCGAGGCACTCGGCAACGTGGAATCCTTCGTCTTGAAGCCGGCCCGCGGTGCCATGGGAAACGGCATCCTGGTCATTCACGGGGATGGGAAGGGCGGCTTCCTGCGCGGCGAGCGGTTGGTTTCTCCCGAAGATCTGGCCTATCACGCGGCCGGCATCATTTCCGGCCTCTACTCGCTTGCAGGGCACCACGATGTGGCATTGGTCGAAGAATGCTTGCAGACCCATCTCCTGATGGCACCGCTCTCGGCTGGTGGCGTGCCCGATGTCCGGGTGATCGTCTACCGAGGTATCCCCGTCATGGCGATGACTCGGTTTCCGACAGAGCGGAGCGGCGGGCGGGCGAACCTGCATCAAGGTGCGATCGGCGCGGGCATCGATCTGGCGAGTGGTCGAACCTTGTTCGCGGTGCACAAGAATCGCCCCATCGTTCGCCATCCGGATAGCGATCAGCCGCTGGTGGACGTGCCGATACCCGAATTTGAACGGGTCCTGGAGATCGCCGTACGCGCCACCGATCGGACGGGTCTCGGGTATATCGGTGCGGATATGGTCGTCGATGC is from bacterium and encodes:
- a CDS encoding alpha-L-glutamate ligase-like protein, producing MWRTLRRQGVLGINRRNACYTLAANDRARFPLVDDKLETKRLCIEAGIPVPRLLAEARLHVEARGLPEALGNVESFVLKPARGAMGNGILVIHGDGKGGFLRGERLVSPEDLAYHAAGIISGLYSLAGHHDVALVEECLQTHLLMAPLSAGGVPDVRVIVYRGIPVMAMTRFPTERSGGRANLHQGAIGAGIDLASGRTLFAVHKNRPIVRHPDSDQPLVDVPIPEFERVLEIAVRATDRTGLGYIGADMVVDAVRGPVILELNARPGLAIQLANRAGLRPRLDAVDRVLGAPDTTWQQALPVAERVAMGQAFSSRSAA